In Homo sapiens chromosome 11, GRCh38.p14 Primary Assembly, one DNA window encodes the following:
- the SLC3A2 gene encoding amino acid transporter heavy chain SLC3A2 isoform e (isoform e is encoded by transcript variant 5), giving the protein MELQPPEASIAVVSIPRQLPGSHSEAGVQGLSAGDDSGTMSQDTEVDMKEVELNELEPEKQPMNAASGAAMSLAGAEKNGLVKIKVAEDEAEAAAAAKFTGLSKEELLKVAGSPGWVRTRWALLLLFWLGWLGMLAGAVVIIVRAPRCRELPAQKWWHTGALYRIGDLQAFQGHGAGNLAGLKGRLDYLSSLKVKGLVLGPIHKNQKDDVAQTDLLQIDPNFGSKEDFDSLLQSAKKKSIRVILDLTPNYRGENSWFSTQVDTVATKVKDALEFWLQAGVDGFQVRDIENLKDASSFLAEWQNITKGFSEDRLLIAGTNSSDLQQILSLLESNKDLLLTSSYLSDSGSTGEHTKSLVTQYLNATGNRWCSWSLSQARLLTSFLPAQLLRLYQLMLFTLPGTPVFSYGDEIGLDAAALPGQPMEAPVMLWDESSFPDIPGAVSANMTVKGQSEDPGSLLSLFRRLSDQRSKERSLLHGDFHAFSAGPGLFSYIRHWDQNERFLVVLNFGDVGLSAGLQASDLPASASLPAKADLLLSTQPGREEGSPLELERLKLEPHEGLLLRFPYAA; this is encoded by the exons GCACCATGAGCCAGGACACCGAGGTGGATATGAAGGAGGTGGAGCTGAATGAGTTAGAGCCCGAGAAGCAGCCGATGAACGCGGCGTCTGGGGCGGCCATGTCCCTGGCGGGAGCCGAGAAGAATGGTCTGGTGAAGATCAAGGTGGCGGAAGACGAGGCGGAGGCGGCAGCCGCGGCTAAGTTCACGGGCCTGTCCAAGGAGGAGCTGCTGAAGGTGGCAGGCAGCCCCGGCTGGGTACGCACCCGCTGGGCACTGCTGCTGCTCTTCTGGCTCGGCTGGCTCGGCATGCTTGCTGGTGCCGTGGTCATAATCGTGCGAGCGCCGCGTTGTCGCGAGCTACCGGCGCAGAAGTGGTGGCACACGGGCGCCCTCTACCGCATCGGCGACCTTCAGGCCTTCCAGGGCCACGGCGCGGGCAACCTGGCGG GTCTGAAGGGGCGTCTCGATTACCTGAGCTCTCTGAAGGTGAAGGGCCTTGTGCTGGGTCCAATTCACAAGAACCAGAAGGATGATGTCGCTCAGACTGACTTGCTGCAGATCGACCCCAATTTTGGCTCCAAGGAAGATTTTGACAGTCTCTTGCAATCGGCTAAAAAAAAGA GCATCCGTGTCATTCTGGACCTTACTCCCAACTACCGGGGTGAGAACTCGTGGTTCTCCACTCAGGTTGACACTGTGGCCACCAAGGTGAAG GATGCTCTGGAGTTTTGGCTGCAAGCTGGCGTGGATGGGTTCCAGGTTCGGGACATAGAGAATCTGAAG gaTGCATCCTCATTCTTGGCTGAGTGGCAAAATATCACCAAGGGCTTCAGTGAAGACAG GCTCTTGATTGCGGGGACTAACTCCTCCGACCTTCAGCAGATCCTGAGCCTACTCGAATCCAACAAAGACTTGCTGTTGACTAGCTCATACCTGTCTGATTCTGGTTCTACTGGGGAGCATACAAAATCCCTAGTCACACAGTATTTGAATGCCACTGGCAATCGCTGGTGCAGCTGGAGT TTGTCTCAGGCAAGGCTCCTGACTTCCTTCTTGCCGGCTCAACTTCTCCGACTCTACCAGCTGATGCTCTTCACCCTGCCAGGGACCCCTGTTTTCAGCTACGGGGATGAGATTGGCCTGGATGCAGCTGCCCTTCCTGGACAG cCTATGGAGGCTCCAGTCATGCTGTGGGATGAGTCCAGCTTCCCTGACATCCCAGGGGCTGTAAGTGCCAACATGACTGTGAAG GGCCAGAGTGAAGACCCTGGCTCCCTCCTTTCCTTGTTCCGGCGGCTGAGTGACCAGCGGAGTAAGGAGCGCTCCCTACTGCATGGGGACTTCCACGCGTTCTCCGCTGGGCCTGGACTCTTCTCCTATATCCGCCACTGGGACCAGAATGAGCGTTTTCTGGTAGTGCTTAACTTTGGGGATGTGGGCCTCTCGGCTGGACTGCAGGCCTCCGACCTGCCTGCCAGCGCCAGCCTGCCAGCCAAGGCTGACCTCCTGCTCAGCACCCAGCCAGGCCGTGAGGAGGGCTCCCCTCTTGAGCTGGAACGCCTGAAACTGGAGCCTCACGAAGGGCTGCTGCTCCGCTTCCCCTACGCGGCCTGA
- the SLC3A2 gene encoding amino acid transporter heavy chain SLC3A2 isoform f (isoform f is encoded by transcript variant 6), which yields MSQDTEVDMKEVELNELEPEKQPMNAASGAAMSLAGAEKNGLVKIKVAEDEAEAAAAAKFTGLSKEELLKVAGSPGWVRTRWALLLLFWLGWLGMLAGAVVIIVRAPRCRELPAQKWWHTGALYRIGDLQAFQGHGAGNLAGLKGRLDYLSSLKVKGLVLGPIHKNQKDDVAQTDLLQIDPNFGSKEDFDSLLQSAKKKSIRVILDLTPNYRGENSWFSTQVDTVATKVKDALEFWLQAGVDGFQVRDIENLKDASSFLAEWQNITKGFSEDRLLIAGTNSSDLQQILSLLESNKDLLLTSSYLSDSGSTGEHTKSLVTQYLNATGNRWCSWSLSQARLLTSFLPAQLLRLYQLMLFTLPGTPVFSYGDEIGLDAAALPGQPMEAPVMLWDESSFPDIPGAVSANMTVKGQSEDPGSLLSLFRRLSDQRSKERSLLHGDFHAFSAGPGLFSYIRHWDQNERFLVVLNFGDVGLSAGLQASDLPASASLPAKADLLLSTQPGREEGSPLELERLKLEPHEGLLLRFPYAA from the exons ATGAGCCAGGACACCGAGGTGGATATGAAGGAGGTGGAGCTGAATGAGTTAGAGCCCGAGAAGCAGCCGATGAACGCGGCGTCTGGGGCGGCCATGTCCCTGGCGGGAGCCGAGAAGAATGGTCTGGTGAAGATCAAGGTGGCGGAAGACGAGGCGGAGGCGGCAGCCGCGGCTAAGTTCACGGGCCTGTCCAAGGAGGAGCTGCTGAAGGTGGCAGGCAGCCCCGGCTGGGTACGCACCCGCTGGGCACTGCTGCTGCTCTTCTGGCTCGGCTGGCTCGGCATGCTTGCTGGTGCCGTGGTCATAATCGTGCGAGCGCCGCGTTGTCGCGAGCTACCGGCGCAGAAGTGGTGGCACACGGGCGCCCTCTACCGCATCGGCGACCTTCAGGCCTTCCAGGGCCACGGCGCGGGCAACCTGGCGG GTCTGAAGGGGCGTCTCGATTACCTGAGCTCTCTGAAGGTGAAGGGCCTTGTGCTGGGTCCAATTCACAAGAACCAGAAGGATGATGTCGCTCAGACTGACTTGCTGCAGATCGACCCCAATTTTGGCTCCAAGGAAGATTTTGACAGTCTCTTGCAATCGGCTAAAAAAAAGA GCATCCGTGTCATTCTGGACCTTACTCCCAACTACCGGGGTGAGAACTCGTGGTTCTCCACTCAGGTTGACACTGTGGCCACCAAGGTGAAG GATGCTCTGGAGTTTTGGCTGCAAGCTGGCGTGGATGGGTTCCAGGTTCGGGACATAGAGAATCTGAAG gaTGCATCCTCATTCTTGGCTGAGTGGCAAAATATCACCAAGGGCTTCAGTGAAGACAG GCTCTTGATTGCGGGGACTAACTCCTCCGACCTTCAGCAGATCCTGAGCCTACTCGAATCCAACAAAGACTTGCTGTTGACTAGCTCATACCTGTCTGATTCTGGTTCTACTGGGGAGCATACAAAATCCCTAGTCACACAGTATTTGAATGCCACTGGCAATCGCTGGTGCAGCTGGAGT TTGTCTCAGGCAAGGCTCCTGACTTCCTTCTTGCCGGCTCAACTTCTCCGACTCTACCAGCTGATGCTCTTCACCCTGCCAGGGACCCCTGTTTTCAGCTACGGGGATGAGATTGGCCTGGATGCAGCTGCCCTTCCTGGACAG cCTATGGAGGCTCCAGTCATGCTGTGGGATGAGTCCAGCTTCCCTGACATCCCAGGGGCTGTAAGTGCCAACATGACTGTGAAG GGCCAGAGTGAAGACCCTGGCTCCCTCCTTTCCTTGTTCCGGCGGCTGAGTGACCAGCGGAGTAAGGAGCGCTCCCTACTGCATGGGGACTTCCACGCGTTCTCCGCTGGGCCTGGACTCTTCTCCTATATCCGCCACTGGGACCAGAATGAGCGTTTTCTGGTAGTGCTTAACTTTGGGGATGTGGGCCTCTCGGCTGGACTGCAGGCCTCCGACCTGCCTGCCAGCGCCAGCCTGCCAGCCAAGGCTGACCTCCTGCTCAGCACCCAGCCAGGCCGTGAGGAGGGCTCCCCTCTTGAGCTGGAACGCCTGAAACTGGAGCCTCACGAAGGGCTGCTGCTCCGCTTCCCCTACGCGGCCTGA
- the CHRM1 gene encoding muscarinic acetylcholine receptor M1 isoform X1, with protein sequence MNTSAPPAVSPNITVLAPGKGPWQVAFIGITTGLLSLATVTGNLLVLISFKVNTELKTVNNYFLLSLACADLIIGTFSMNLYTTYLLMGHWALGTLACDLWLALDYVASNASVMNLLLISFDRYFSVTRPLSYRAKRTPRRAALMIGLAWLVSFVLWAPAILFWQYLVGERTVLAGQCYIQFLSQPIITFGTAMAAFYLPVTVMCTLYWRIYRETENRARELAALQGSETPGKGGGSSSSSERSQPGAEGSPETPPGRCCRCCRAPRLLQAYSWKEEEEEDEGSMESLTSSEGEEPGSEVVIKMPMVDPEAQAPTKQPPRSSPNTVKRPTKKGRDRAGKGQKPRGKEQLAKRKTFSLVKEKKAARTLSAILLAFILTWTPYNIMVLVSTFCKDCVPETLWELGYWLCYVNSTINPMCYALCNKAFRDTFRLLLLCRWDKRRWRKIPKRPGSVHRTPSRQC encoded by the coding sequence ATGAACACTTCAGCCCCACCTGCTGTCAGCCCCAACATCACCGTCCTGGCACCAGGAAAGGGTCCCTGGCAAGTGGCCTTCATTGGGATCACCACGGGCCTCCTGTCGCTAGCCACAGTGACAGGCAACCTGCTGGTACTCATCTCTTTCAAGGTCAACACGGAGCTCAAGACAGTCAATAACTACTTCCTGCTGAGCCTGGCCTGTGCTGACCTCATCATCGGTACCTTCTCCATGAACCTCTATACCACGTACCTGCTCATGGGCCACTGGGCTCTGGGCACGCTGGCTTGTGACCTCTGGCTGGCCCTGGACTATGTGGCCAGCAATGCCTCCGTCATGAATCTGCTGCTCATCAGCTTTGACCGCTACTTCTCCGTGACTCGGCCCCTGAGCTACCGTGCCAAGCGCACACCCCGCCGGGCAGCTCTGATGATCGGCCTGGCCTGGCTGGTTTCCTTTGTGCTCTGGGCCCCAGCCATCCTCTTCTGGCAGTACCTGGTAGGGGAGCGGACAGTGCTAGCTGGGCAGTGCTACATCCAGTTCCTCTCCCAGCCCATCATCACCTTTGGCACAGCCATGGCTGCCTTCTACCTCCCTGTCACAGTCATGTGCACGCTCTACTGGCGCATCTACCGGGAGACAGAGAACCGAGCACGGGAGCTGGCAGCCCTTCAGGGCTCCGAGACGCCAGGCAAAGggggtggcagcagcagcagctcagagAGGTCTCAGCCAGGGGCTGAGGGCTCACCAGAGACTCCTCCAGGCCGCTGCTGTCGCTGCTGCCGGGCCCCCAGGCTGCTGCAGGCCTACAgctggaaggaagaagaggaagaggacgAAGGCTCCATGGAGTCCCTCACATCCTCAGAGGGAGAGGAGCCTGGCTCCGAAGTGGTGATCAAGATGCCAATGGTGGACCCCGAGGCACAGGCCCCCACCAAGCAGCCCCCACGGAGCTCCCCAAATACAGTCAAGAGGCCGACTAAGAAAGGGCGTGATCGAGCTGGCAAGGGCCAGAAGCCCCGTGGAAAGGAGCAGCTGGCCAAGCGGAAGACCTTCTCGCTGGTCAAGGAGAAGAAGGCGGCTCGGACCCTGAGTGCCATCCTCCTGGCCTTCATCCTCACCTGGACACCGTACAACATCATGGTGCTGGTGTCCACCTTCTGCAAGGACTGTGTTCCCGAGACCCTGTGGGAGCTGGGCTACTGGCTGTGCTACGTCAACAGCACCATCAACCCCATGTGCTACGCACTCTGCAACAAAGCCTTCCGGGACACCTTTCGCCTGCTGCTGCTTTGCCGCTGGGACAAGAGACGCTGGCGCAAGATCCCCAAGCGCCCTGGCTCCGTGCACCGCACTCCCTCCCGCCAATGCTGA